The Thermococcus sp. 21S7 genome window below encodes:
- a CDS encoding NAD(+) kinase, which yields MKFGIVARRDRKAALKLAYRVYDFLKVSGYDVCVDSETHRHLPEFQEEDVRPLEDFDVDFIIVIGGDGTILRVEHRTKKDIPILGINMGTLGFLTEVEPHEAFFALSKLIEGDYHIDERIKLRTYLNGRNVVPDALNEVAVLTGIPGKIIHLKYYIDGGLADEIRADGLIVSTPTGSTGYAMSAGGPFVDPRLDVVVIAPIAPIALSSRPMIVPSYSRIDIKNIALTREIILAIDGQFYTFLEPETDITITISPRRTKLVRFTREIYPKYTMRIKKRF from the coding sequence ATGAAGTTCGGGATAGTGGCCAGGCGGGACAGGAAAGCGGCACTCAAGCTCGCCTACCGCGTCTACGATTTCCTCAAGGTCAGCGGATACGACGTATGCGTGGACAGCGAGACCCACAGACATCTGCCCGAGTTTCAGGAGGAGGACGTCCGTCCGCTTGAGGACTTCGATGTTGACTTCATTATCGTCATAGGCGGCGACGGAACCATACTGCGGGTGGAGCACAGAACCAAGAAGGACATACCGATACTGGGAATCAACATGGGCACACTGGGATTTCTCACGGAGGTCGAGCCTCATGAGGCCTTCTTCGCCCTCAGCAAGCTCATAGAGGGGGATTATCACATAGACGAGCGCATAAAGCTGAGGACCTACCTGAACGGCAGAAACGTCGTCCCCGATGCCCTGAACGAGGTTGCGGTTCTGACAGGAATCCCGGGCAAGATAATCCACCTCAAGTACTACATAGACGGCGGCCTAGCCGACGAGATAAGGGCCGACGGGCTGATAGTGTCAACGCCAACGGGCTCCACAGGCTACGCCATGAGTGCGGGCGGGCCCTTCGTTGACCCCAGGCTGGACGTGGTGGTCATAGCCCCCATAGCACCGATAGCCCTCAGTTCGCGGCCGATGATAGTACCGTCGTACAGCAGGATAGACATCAAGAACATCGCCCTCACGAGGGAGATAATCCTCGCCATAGACGGACAGTTCTACACCTTCCTGGAACCTGAGACGGATATCACCATAACCATCTCCCCAAGAAGGACGAAGCTCGTCCGGTTCACCCGCGAGATTTATCCCAAGTACACGATGCGGATAAAGAAACGGTTCTAA
- a CDS encoding lysylphosphatidylglycerol synthase transmembrane domain-containing protein has protein sequence MDWKKGVFFIGALIVIGALINWAGAQGIAEILRDSDVKYFLLAILVYLLTLVAWALRWKVLLRGLGIKAPFRAVFSAIFVGMFFNNISPGAKGLGEFIRVYYLAKRVKSPYGPMTASVMMDRILDLTPIAVMMVAATLHVYRLGETGLTILIIVLDAVLIAFSALVIWLLMSETRAPGAVWWIYRLYHRISAGRAEKREDSFRNTAEVTIPRLQSDFKSLSKDKVSTAVALFHSFVYWGLTILRYYLVFLAIRYPIAPMDITVVLVVSMVVGMFAIVPGGAGIIEAVNSAVFIALGINPEYAVTGVLLERLISYWGPTVVGSFVTAGYEAEVPEEELPLPAPNEETLKKEMKMEKEERDES, from the coding sequence ATGGACTGGAAAAAAGGTGTTTTTTTCATCGGGGCGCTCATAGTCATAGGCGCCCTCATCAACTGGGCCGGGGCCCAGGGAATAGCCGAAATCCTCCGGGATTCGGACGTTAAGTACTTTCTCCTCGCCATCCTCGTTTATCTTCTAACCCTCGTCGCCTGGGCGCTACGCTGGAAGGTTCTCCTCAGGGGGCTCGGAATAAAAGCCCCCTTCAGGGCGGTTTTCTCGGCCATATTCGTCGGAATGTTCTTCAACAACATCAGTCCCGGCGCCAAGGGGCTGGGGGAGTTCATAAGGGTCTACTACCTCGCGAAGAGGGTGAAGAGTCCCTACGGGCCGATGACCGCGAGCGTCATGATGGACAGGATTCTTGACCTGACCCCCATCGCCGTGATGATGGTCGCCGCGACCCTCCACGTCTACCGGCTCGGCGAGACCGGTCTTACAATCCTCATAATAGTCCTCGATGCGGTTCTCATAGCCTTTTCTGCCCTCGTAATATGGCTTCTCATGAGCGAGACCAGGGCCCCCGGGGCCGTCTGGTGGATTTACAGGCTCTACCACAGGATATCCGCGGGAAGGGCCGAGAAACGCGAGGACTCCTTCCGGAACACCGCAGAGGTGACCATCCCGAGGCTCCAGTCGGACTTCAAGAGCCTCTCAAAGGATAAGGTATCAACCGCCGTGGCGCTCTTTCACTCCTTCGTTTACTGGGGGCTGACGATACTCCGCTACTACCTCGTTTTCCTCGCAATACGCTATCCGATAGCCCCGATGGACATAACCGTCGTTCTGGTGGTGTCCATGGTCGTCGGGATGTTCGCAATAGTGCCTGGAGGGGCCGGAATAATCGAGGCTGTCAACTCCGCGGTGTTCATCGCCCTGGGGATAAACCCTGAGTACGCGGTCACGGGTGTTCTTCTGGAGAGGCTTATCTCATACTGGGGCCCGACGGTTGTGGGATCCTTCGTGACAGCCGGCTATGAGGCCGAGGTTCCAGAGGAGGAGCTTCCGCTCCCCGCCCCCAACGAGGAAACTCTAAAAAAAGAAATGAAGATGGAGAAAGAGGAAAGGGATGAGTCATGA
- a CDS encoding lysylphosphatidylglycerol synthase transmembrane domain-containing protein, protein MDWKRYSLLGLGLLIIILLVWWAGLEDVIEILKGARLEYFALAVLAYVAAIIMWALRWRVLLKSLGIDAPFRTIVAGLFVGVFINNVTPGARGGGEPVRMYYISKHTKQPYGHVFATIMMDRIMDVIPVVVMLLLATIYVYNLGSFSLTLTLFLLDIFFAIITLATVGILLSEKKTKKILYWFYRLFGRIMPKKAAKYEEKFVHAVEVSVPQFQENFKLLMKHKVAFTLSLIYSSASWFLVLLRSYFIFISINSPIKLLDVMVVQMIGIVVGMFMIIPGGAGIIEAINSAVYVLLGIDREIAVTATLLERLISYWAPTAIGGSIMTHFGIKVSQEGKRLEGEDDKDINDEPQQRV, encoded by the coding sequence ATGGACTGGAAAAGGTACTCCCTCCTGGGCCTCGGTCTGCTCATAATAATCCTCCTGGTCTGGTGGGCCGGCCTAGAGGACGTTATCGAGATACTGAAGGGTGCAAGGCTGGAGTACTTCGCCCTAGCGGTTCTGGCCTACGTCGCGGCCATCATCATGTGGGCGCTGCGCTGGCGCGTTCTTCTCAAGAGCCTCGGCATAGACGCCCCCTTCCGGACCATAGTGGCAGGTCTCTTCGTGGGGGTCTTCATAAACAACGTAACCCCGGGCGCCAGGGGCGGCGGCGAGCCCGTCAGGATGTACTACATCTCCAAGCACACGAAGCAGCCCTACGGCCACGTCTTTGCCACGATAATGATGGACAGGATAATGGACGTCATTCCGGTCGTCGTCATGCTTCTCCTCGCGACAATCTACGTCTACAACCTCGGTTCGTTCTCGCTCACGCTGACGCTCTTCCTCCTCGATATATTCTTCGCCATAATAACCCTCGCCACGGTCGGAATTCTTCTGAGCGAGAAGAAGACGAAGAAAATCCTCTACTGGTTCTACCGCCTCTTCGGGAGGATAATGCCCAAAAAAGCAGCCAAGTACGAGGAGAAGTTCGTCCACGCCGTCGAGGTGAGCGTTCCCCAGTTCCAGGAGAACTTCAAGCTCCTGATGAAGCACAAGGTGGCCTTCACGCTGTCGCTGATTTACTCCTCCGCCTCATGGTTCCTGGTCCTGCTCCGCTCATATTTCATATTCATCAGCATAAACAGCCCCATAAAGCTCCTCGACGTCATGGTCGTCCAGATGATAGGCATCGTCGTTGGAATGTTCATGATAATCCCCGGCGGGGCAGGAATAATCGAGGCCATAAACTCCGCCGTCTACGTGCTCCTGGGCATAGACAGGGAGATAGCCGTGACCGCGACGCTTCTGGAGAGGCTTATCTCATACTGGGCGCCGACGGCGATAGGAGGCAGTATAATGACCCACTTCGGCATCAAGGTGAGCCAGGAGGGAAAGAGGCTGGAAGGGGAGGACGACAAGGATATAAACGATGAGCCCCAACAACGGGTTTGA
- a CDS encoding RsmB/NOP family class I SAM-dependent RNA methyltransferase: MYTEAFPEELREYYRRLFGSEAEEIMSSLRTPVEKYYIRVNTLKTSRRKLMGMLRREGLRPKRSPYLKEGIYFEREGPNFPDDYEPGLPVVRANKFASESVYQGAMLYAPGVLQADKKIKPGDEVEIRDPRGLLVGIGVARMSAKEMIVSTRGLAVEVTLPKFKLPSLSELQSFREGLFYAQSLPSMVVAHVLEPSEEELIIDMAAAPGGKTSHIAQLMGNRGEIIAMDKSRNRLKKMEEELKRLGVKNVKPIHMDSRKLPELGIEADKILLDAPCTALGIRPKLWESRTPKDIEATARYQRHFINAAIKSLRRGGVLVYSTCTLSYEENEANVKYILDKGLKLEEQSIFIGSSGMGIDEVQRFYPNRHLTQGFFIARFRKV, encoded by the coding sequence ATGTACACCGAGGCTTTCCCCGAGGAGCTGAGGGAGTACTACCGGAGGCTCTTCGGGAGTGAGGCTGAGGAGATAATGTCCTCCCTCAGAACGCCGGTGGAGAAGTACTACATCCGCGTGAACACGCTGAAGACAAGCAGGAGGAAGCTCATGGGCATGCTCAGGAGGGAGGGCCTCAGGCCGAAGCGAAGCCCATACCTCAAGGAGGGCATATACTTTGAGCGCGAGGGCCCGAACTTCCCCGACGACTACGAGCCCGGCCTTCCGGTCGTTCGCGCCAACAAGTTCGCGAGCGAGAGCGTCTACCAGGGTGCGATGCTCTACGCCCCCGGCGTCCTCCAGGCGGACAAGAAAATCAAGCCCGGCGACGAGGTGGAGATACGCGACCCGAGGGGGCTTCTCGTCGGAATAGGCGTCGCCAGAATGAGCGCCAAGGAGATGATAGTCTCGACGCGCGGACTGGCGGTTGAGGTGACTTTACCGAAGTTCAAGCTGCCGAGTTTGAGTGAGCTCCAGAGCTTCAGGGAGGGCCTCTTCTACGCCCAGAGCCTGCCCTCAATGGTTGTGGCTCACGTTCTTGAGCCGAGCGAGGAGGAGCTGATAATCGACATGGCCGCCGCCCCCGGCGGAAAGACGAGCCACATAGCCCAGCTGATGGGGAACAGGGGCGAGATAATAGCGATGGACAAGTCCAGAAACAGACTCAAAAAGATGGAGGAGGAACTGAAAAGGCTCGGTGTGAAGAACGTTAAGCCCATTCACATGGACTCGCGGAAGCTTCCCGAGCTGGGAATCGAGGCGGACAAAATTCTCCTCGACGCACCGTGCACCGCCTTAGGAATAAGACCGAAGCTGTGGGAGAGCAGAACGCCGAAGGACATCGAGGCCACCGCGCGCTACCAGAGGCACTTTATCAATGCCGCCATAAAATCCCTCAGAAGGGGCGGCGTTCTCGTCTACTCGACCTGCACGCTGAGTTATGAAGAGAACGAGGCCAACGTGAAGTACATCCTCGATAAAGGCTTAAAGCTGGAGGAGCAGAGCATCTTTATAGGTTCGAGCGGTATGGGCATAGACGAGGTTCAGAGGTTCTACCCCAACAGGCACCTGACCCAGGGCTTCTTCATAGCCAGGTTCAGGAAGGTGTAA
- a CDS encoding DUF3201 domain-containing protein, translating to MNLREIHEFLNEMWESMFTLNEELKLELPKEGFRVEDVEEAFGAYIFLDGEWKLMKYPHPAFEIKPQIEVGATPESYYFVVAVPKDRISENFVGLFIELFPRSFIYGAQDFLSDVYNWRRDGRVSPKEILEKIEGSSENLFQFEANFGSVEALKRGLMRLIETGKRFEIFDL from the coding sequence ATGAACCTGAGAGAGATTCACGAGTTCCTCAACGAGATGTGGGAGAGCATGTTCACCCTCAACGAGGAGCTTAAGCTTGAGCTCCCAAAGGAGGGCTTCAGGGTAGAGGACGTTGAGGAGGCCTTCGGTGCCTACATCTTCCTGGACGGCGAGTGGAAGCTAATGAAGTACCCGCACCCGGCCTTCGAGATAAAGCCCCAGATAGAGGTTGGGGCCACGCCGGAGAGCTACTACTTCGTGGTTGCGGTTCCAAAGGATAGGATAAGCGAGAACTTCGTAGGCCTGTTCATCGAGCTCTTTCCCAGGAGCTTCATATACGGCGCCCAGGACTTCCTCAGCGATGTGTACAACTGGAGGCGCGACGGAAGGGTCTCTCCAAAGGAGATACTTGAGAAAATCGAAGGCAGCAGTGAAAACCTCTTCCAGTTCGAGGCAAACTTTGGAAGCGTCGAGGCGCTGAAGCGCGGGCTCATGAGGCTCATAGAGACCGGCAAGCGCTTCGAAATCTTTGACCTCTGA